In Setaria italica strain Yugu1 chromosome IX, Setaria_italica_v2.0, whole genome shotgun sequence, the genomic stretch GTGGAGATAATAAACAAAAAAACTTGTCGTTTTGTACTTCACACTTTTAAACAATCATTGCTATTTTTGCATCAACTTCATTAAAACTCAAAATACATGCtcacatttttttaaataaagaaGTTTATGCACACATTGCAGTATTTATTTATAAATGGAAATGCCACCATTCAACAAATACGGCACGAGGTTCTTTCTTTCCCCCAACTGTCGTGGGTTTTTTTctattcttgaaaaaaaaactcactCCAGATCATTATCCATTTGGATCATCTCTGGTGAGAAGCTTTAAGTTGCTAGCTTTTCTTTTACCTTTTTCCCTCGTGAAGAAATCGAGACATGGTATAGTGTTTCTGCAATATGATATGGGTTCAGACATACATCGCCACTAATTGTTTCAGTAAATTTTGTTCCGACCTTAAAGCTGCTTTTTTCAGTCAGGGCTCGTGTAGGATTGTTACTTGGACCCTGAGTACTACATGACGCAGCATGTAAAATGTTCGTAAAAATTTCGCTCTCTTCTCTAGCTGGTGTGCTGTGCATAACAGCTCGCTTTCTGTTGGATCCAGACAGTTTTCGGCTACACGGATTTGCCGCAAAACAGCGTACGTTAAGCTCAAGTTGCCATCGCTTGGAAGTAAGAAACACCATCACACCAGTATGCTATGCGCTGGTTGAACGTGAATCTTGACCGCTTGAGTACGTCAGTTGCAGAAGGGAGGGTAGCGATCGCCAACTCCTCTCTCTGGCAGAAGCCACTGGACTACGTGCTTTCCTCGTCTTCACACGCTCATTCCGATGATTCCAGTTGTACTCTAGCTACATATCTTCTCATCCACCTGTACCTCCTCTCGTCAACGAtctttaatttttaattaacaCGTACGGTAACGAACTCAGGAAGAACTACCAAGAAGTTGGAGGAGAGAAAAACGCTGGGATTTGAGCAAAAAAAAGCACTGGGGGATGACTGATTTCTTTTTGAAGAGGATTTGCACTGACACAGATCCAAACCATAACCCTTTTTTTCAGGTTATTTTtgtacatctccatcatcttctttctctctctacacGTACTCCAAACTCTTCCTATGTACCACATCCTCTCTCGCTGGGGCGATCGATCTCTCGATCTTCACCTGGGAGCAGTCTCGGACGAGCTGAGCTCCTTGGTAGCACGCTGACGACACCGGCCGAGAGCTGAACCCGATCGAGCTCGAGATTTGAGTCCCGATCTTTCAGGAGCTAGGATCAGCAGAAAGGTTCTTGACGCCGTTCATTCCTCAGGCAGGCTGATCAACGAGTCGctcagaaggcgcagcagtagtaGATGAACCGCCTACACGCGTTCTTCCTCTTCCTGGCGctggcggccgccgcgacggccgcggccgcggcggcctccttcTCGGCCAGCGGCACCGGCCCGTCCGTCGTCCTCAGCATCTCCCACATGACGTGCACGTCGTGGTACTCGCACGTCCGCACCTCCTTCCTCAGCTTCCTCAGGCCTGCATTCACCAACCGATCCGCCGATGAGAAACGAGGTCGATAGAGTAGAGGTAGCAGAAAGCAGCTGGCGACGACGGCACACGTCGGCGACAACTGACCGAGAACTAGATCAGATGTAGCGGGGAGCGCTAGAAGCTTACCAGTCTTTCGCCGGAGGCCGAGGCGCGTGGCGAGGCCGAGCCAGACCCTCTTCACCGGCACGGCGGCTTGGTCCATACACATCTTCCTcgatctcctgatttcttcccgTCCGCTGAATTGAACGATCTCCTCTCGTCACTCCCTTCGGAGCCGAACCTTCTTGGCTTCCCCTCTTCTCGAAGCTCTCACTCTATCTCCGGCGGCCAATACCCAGCCACTCGCTGCCTCCGCCGCAACAGATCGATCGGATCGGGATGCCCCAAAGCGGAAGAGAAGAAACCCCTACTACTCCCGTTAGCTGCCGCCTGCCAATCGAGCTTAAGCCGTGGCCAGCTCGATCGTGGGCGGGACCTTTTATAGCCGAGGCGGTAGCGGCGCGGGGGGAGATCGAGggagtggaggggaggggacaAGGGAGATGCGCGTGCAATCCGGGCCCGACCCCGTCGGCGCGGCGCTGTCGTCCGATTTGGACGCGCGAGCAGCACGGGTTGGTCGCTGTCCGCGGCCGCGCACCAGGTGTCGCTTTCCCCGGCGCGGGCGGCTTCCGCGCGGGTTCCCCTGCGATCCTGGCACCCGATGGGCTGCCGCGTGAGCGATCCGACGGCCCGGGTGATGTGAGCTGGGCACCTGCTCCGCGGAAAATCGGAAAGGCTTGGTTTTGGTTCCCAATTTTGCCTTTTCATCCGCCCGGGCGCCGGAGGTGGAGTGAGGCCGTGAAACAGGCGGCGTGTGACCGATCACGTTCTGATGTTTACAGCGCATGCtttctggtggtggtggagtgacGGAGATTGTAATCGAAGTCAACTGTCTGGTGAGGGAACCGATGTCATGCACGACAACAGAAGCGCCACTCATCAGTCATCGCGGATTGTTAAAGATAGGCAAGGCAAGCGTAGATCTTTTGATGATCCGGACCGAAACGAGGCAGGTGAAGTGAATTTTTATCTAGGACTAGGAGTACGTACTACTAGTTGAGGATTAATTTGCCATATGCCATTGCTCTTTTGAAATCTTACTTTTGTTATGAACAAGTGACACGTCAAGACGAGATGAGACGAGGATTAATAAAGATTTGTGGTGAAAATTACAAAATCGATCCGCATCCCATTAGTCTTAGGTATTATTCTCCCGGATATTTGTCATGGTTTGCACACTTCTTTTTTGGAAGGTCAATACAATTCCCTTCTAACTTGATTAACAGTTGAAGCCATGGGCCCACATCCTTTTTAATGCATTTACATGTTCACTCTAGGACTAGACGAATTCGTACCCTCAATAGGAGTAGCCACTTAAAGTTTAAGGACATGTTTAAGAGTTTATAGACCTAAGGCCATATCCAGAGTAAGACTCCGCTGTCTAAATAGCAACTCCACATCAACAATAGATAAATATGGAATATTCGAATGTTCTAACTTTGGAACACAATCCAAAATATTGATATTCCCCTGCATTAGCCTCACATGATCTTAGAAGTAGACCTAAGCAATTTGAGGGTCAGGCCAAGGGAAAAGCCTGATTTATTTCAGACCTAAAATTAATACCCAAGCCCTGCAAGTAACTTTATCGGGTTTAATTTGGACCGGTCTCATCTCGCCCCGTCATTTTTTAATGTAAAAAGTAAATGATTTAAGGCCACCAAATTCATTAGCATCATGACCCGCCCCAAATCACGATTCGACTGGGCTTAGCCCGCCGTAATTAGGATTGAGCTTGGGTCGGACCGGACCTTTTCCGTCTCAGGTCTATCTTGACTACCTCTTAATCAAGAGATGTCCTTTGTCTTTCTTCCGGTTGGACAAAAATATGAGATGACAGGTCTCGGAGATAGCTGCTATGTACCATTGGAGATGGCTTAATTGAGAATATGAAAAATTTTTAAGGTCCCTAAAGCATCAGTTTTAGTTTTACCTTTTTGTCCATAGAATGAACCTATAGCATAATATAACATAACCTTGCCCTTGATTAATAACATGTTCAATATGTGTAAAGTACTTTTTTTAATTAATGTAAAGTACTTTTTATCGAAAAATGGGTTTTCCCGgaacaaaaaaaatttcataTCTCCGTGGAAATTATTGGAAGCCTCCAGCAAAAGGTTCCACGGTGTGGGTTTGCCTTTGTTTGTTGTAGTGGGTCAGCTTGCATCGGCGCCGACTCATGTTCCAACATCATGATGTCTCATCAGACTCCATCGCCGTTCGCCTTTTCGTACGGCCGCACCACCGCACGATTCATGAGCGAGCACGATCGACGCAATTCACGTACCCACAAGCGATGAACCCGACAAAAATGGAAGATGGATAGAGCACGATGCGCTCCCAATGAATGGTTGCATCGGCCGACTTGCTGAGATGGTGACACCCCATACAGCCTCCTTGCCTTTCATCAGCTGATTGATTCCTTGGTTATTGTCTCACTGGATCATGACTAGCCAGTGGTTTTGGGCGCCCAAGCTAACTCTGTAACTCATGCTCATGTAACGGCCAACACTTCCCTGACGATGTACCTAGTGGCATGTACGATCTACCAGCATGGGAAGTTCCCAGCATGGATCTTCACCTTCTTCCCACGAAGAAAAACGATTCACTACAGGACACTGGAAACACCACATCTCCGGACACTGCTGGGGAATgcgcctttagtaccgggttcaAACCCCccgttagtaccggttgtaacCGGTATTGTTATTTTGGTACTAATAGGACCTTTaataccgggtcaaataaccgctACTAAaggatattaaaaaataaaaaaagaaatctgcCTACTGAAGCCTCGGCTGCACCCCGCTGCCGTCCGCCCGAGCGCGAAGCCCCGGCCGCACAGCACATGAGCCTCGCatcggagagggagggagggaggcggcgtacTTACGCTGCTCAGCCACCACTGCCggttgccgccgtcgccgctcctcaGCTCGCcgattgccgccgccgctgaatCTGAGGGAGAGGTGGCCGATACTCCAAGATCCACGTGCTCCTTGCTACGCTACGCTGTGTCgacgctccgccgccgcgccctccctcCGGAGCTCCGCCGCTCCTTGCTCTGCCATGCCCTGCCAATGCTCCGCCGCCTCACCGCGCCCTCCTTTCTTGCCTCTGCCGCTCCTTgtcccgctgccgctcctcgctcctcgccacatgtaagaggtgaTGGGCGAGCGAAGGGGGGAGAGAGGGGCGGCGATGGGATCTCTatgggggggagggaggggattCAGCTAGGGGGAGAGAGGGAATTCggcggggagaagaagagagagacgCGGGTGAGAGGATGAGGAGACAAGTGGATAAGCGTGGGGAGGGGGGTGAGCGTGGGGtgtgagagagaaggggaagcTAACGCGTGAGGGGAGGTTGcgatttagtaccgggtgaagtctccacctggtactaaagacccttaggcacattagtaccagttggagacttcaaccggtactgatttatgacctttagtaccgggtgaagcctccacccggtactaaagagggtcaCGAGAGGCTCCTCAGGACTAGTCGttaggtccggtactaatgATCACATTACTATTGGATCAAAATACAACCGGTATTAAGCCTCGGAACGAATAATAAATTTTTCATTAGTGGGATATACCTCATCAGGTGCTCGCTACAATGTCTCTGTTGCCCCCCACGCTCCCACAGTACCTTGCCGCGGAGGcgtactcatcatcatcacccttTTTCCGTGAGTGCGTCGTCGCTTTCGCGGCGGATCACTT encodes the following:
- the LOC101757550 gene encoding uncharacterized protein LOC101757550, with translation MCMDQAAVPVKRVWLGLATRLGLRRKTGLRKLRKEVRTCEYHDVHVMWEMLRTTDGPVPLAEKEAAAAAAVAAAASARKRKNACRRFIYYCCAF